Proteins encoded together in one Mycolicibacter minnesotensis window:
- the mraY gene encoding phospho-N-acetylmuramoyl-pentapeptide-transferase has protein sequence MIMILIAAGVALLVAILLTPVLIRVFTKQGFGQEIREDGPASHQRKRGTPSMGGVAIVAGIWAGYLTAELAGLVFYGTGPTASGLLVLGLATALGGVGFVDDLIKIRRSRNLGLNKTAKTIGQVTAATLFGLLVLCFRNGSGLTPGSLQLSYVRDIATVTLPAAVFVLFVIVIVSAWSNAVNFTDGLDGLAAGSMAMVSAAYVLITVMQHRNACAIAPGLGCYNVRDPLDLALIAAATAGACIGFLWWNAAPAKIFMGDTGSLALGGVIAGMSITTRTEILAVVLGGLFVAEITSVVVQILAFRSTGRRVFRMAPFHHHFELAGWAETTVIIRFWLLTAIACGLGVSMFYGEWFTAVGG, from the coding sequence ATGATAATGATCCTCATCGCGGCCGGTGTCGCTCTGCTGGTCGCGATCCTGCTGACCCCGGTGCTGATCCGGGTGTTCACCAAACAGGGATTCGGGCAAGAGATCCGCGAGGACGGCCCGGCCAGCCACCAGCGCAAGCGCGGTACTCCGTCGATGGGTGGAGTGGCCATTGTGGCCGGCATCTGGGCGGGATACCTGACCGCCGAACTGGCCGGCCTGGTGTTCTACGGAACCGGGCCGACGGCGTCGGGCCTGCTGGTCCTGGGTCTGGCCACCGCGCTGGGCGGTGTGGGCTTCGTCGATGACCTGATCAAGATCCGCCGGTCACGCAACCTCGGTCTGAACAAGACTGCCAAGACCATCGGCCAAGTCACCGCGGCGACTTTGTTCGGTCTGCTGGTGCTGTGTTTCCGCAACGGGTCCGGGCTGACCCCCGGCAGCCTGCAGTTGTCCTACGTGCGGGACATCGCCACTGTCACGCTGCCCGCGGCGGTTTTCGTGCTGTTCGTGATCGTGATCGTCAGCGCGTGGTCCAACGCGGTCAACTTCACTGACGGCTTGGACGGCCTGGCCGCCGGATCCATGGCGATGGTCAGTGCCGCCTATGTGCTGATCACCGTGATGCAGCACCGCAACGCCTGTGCGATCGCACCGGGCCTGGGCTGCTACAACGTGCGCGACCCGCTGGACCTGGCGCTGATCGCCGCCGCGACCGCGGGCGCCTGCATCGGGTTCCTGTGGTGGAATGCCGCCCCGGCCAAGATCTTCATGGGCGACACCGGCTCGCTGGCGCTGGGCGGCGTGATCGCCGGGATGTCGATCACCACCCGCACCGAGATCCTTGCGGTGGTGCTGGGCGGGCTGTTCGTCGCCGAGATCACCTCGGTGGTGGTCCAGATCCTGGCCTTCCGCAGCACCGGCCGCCGAGTGTTCCGAATGGCGCCGTTCCATCACCACTTCGAGTTGGCCGGCTGGGCTGAGACCACCGTCATCATCCGGTTCTGGCTGCTCACAGCCATTGCCTGTGGTTTGGGTGTCTCGATGT